A genomic stretch from uncultured Pseudodesulfovibrio sp. includes:
- a CDS encoding ABC transporter ATP-binding protein, whose translation MAYLDVSDVTLTFKGIAALMGVSFTVEQGTIASLIGPNGAGKTSMLNCISGRYIPDGGASGPCKISLDDECLLSLPAHKRTELGLSRTFQNIALFKGLSVLDNLMVGRHSQINYGLLSSIFYWGKAVRTEDRHRRRVEDVIDFLNLSPYRHQHAGRLPYGVQKRVELGRALAAEPKLILLDEPMAGMNLEETEDMARYILDIAEEWGVTVLLVEHDMGVVMDISDKVIVLDFGAKLAEGTPDEVQADKNVIAAYLGTEEATFTGR comes from the coding sequence ATGGCTTACCTCGACGTCAGTGACGTAACACTCACCTTCAAGGGCATCGCCGCCCTTATGGGGGTGTCGTTCACCGTGGAACAGGGGACTATCGCGTCCCTCATTGGTCCAAACGGTGCCGGCAAAACCTCCATGCTCAACTGTATCAGCGGTCGCTATATCCCCGATGGGGGAGCCAGTGGACCGTGCAAAATTTCCCTGGACGACGAATGTCTGCTGTCCCTTCCGGCGCATAAGCGTACGGAACTGGGACTCTCGCGGACGTTCCAAAACATCGCCCTGTTCAAGGGATTGTCCGTGCTGGACAACCTCATGGTCGGGCGACACAGTCAGATCAACTATGGTTTGCTATCGTCCATTTTCTACTGGGGCAAAGCCGTCCGTACCGAGGACAGGCATCGCCGCCGCGTGGAAGATGTGATCGATTTTCTCAACCTATCCCCCTATCGGCACCAACACGCGGGACGCCTTCCCTACGGTGTGCAGAAAAGGGTGGAACTCGGACGCGCACTTGCCGCCGAACCCAAGCTTATCCTTCTGGATGAGCCGATGGCTGGCATGAACCTCGAAGAAACCGAGGACATGGCCAGATATATCTTGGATATCGCCGAAGAATGGGGCGTCACCGTCCTGTTGGTGGAACACGACATGGGAGTTGTCATGGACATCTCCGACAAGGTCATTGTTCTCGATTTCGGTGCCAAGCTAGCCGAGGGTACGCCGGATGAAGTGCAGGCGGACAAGAATGTCATCGCCGCCTACCTAGGAACCGAGGAAGCTACATTTACCGGGAGATAG
- a CDS encoding AMP-binding protein codes for MAKPYKTTLPRLLCKQAEERGEKTALREKEWGVWQAVSWQKNLKVTAEFACGLETLGLGKGDIVILIGDNRPEWIWAELAIQGLGGIALGLYQDSPAEEIEYIFALTECKLVVAEDQEQVDKMLSFRENLPDLKHIIYHEPKGLKTYEADVDGLMDFKAVRRLGREGCKDAVVRYREMVSAVKPETPALIATTSGTTGRPKLAVLSHANLLSMAHNLGKYDPKNSTDEFVSFLPLAWMGEQMMAVASALLFGFCVNFPETPDTASNDSREIGPHFIFSPPRVYESIAAKVQGDIMETTRFKRFLYTLFLPIGYEYVDTVFAGKKPSAWLRLKYFIADQGLFRALRDRLGFSRMRSATTGGAALGPDIFRFFHALGVRLKQIYGQTEIAGISCIHKEGEVDFTSVGAPIPETEVKITEQGEIVSRSPAVFLGYYKNEEATRETVNEDGWLLSGDAGYFDDNGRLVVIDRLKDVMHLNDGTQFSPQFLENKVKFSPFLRESVVLGGGRDYVAAILCIDMAIVGHWAETQMITYTTYQDLAAKEEVYALVKAEIAKTNATLPKETQIKRFCLLYKELDPDDGELTRTRKVRRSTINERYGTLIESLYSDVCAVNLETEITYQDGRVREMCGDIRIEGMEA; via the coding sequence ATGGCAAAACCATATAAGACAACGTTGCCCCGACTGCTGTGCAAACAGGCCGAGGAACGCGGCGAAAAGACCGCCCTGCGAGAGAAGGAATGGGGCGTCTGGCAGGCCGTTTCCTGGCAGAAAAATCTTAAAGTAACGGCGGAGTTCGCCTGCGGGTTGGAAACACTCGGACTCGGCAAGGGTGATATTGTCATCCTCATCGGTGACAACCGGCCGGAATGGATCTGGGCCGAGCTCGCCATTCAGGGGCTTGGCGGCATTGCGCTCGGTCTGTATCAGGACTCCCCCGCAGAAGAAATCGAATACATTTTTGCACTGACAGAGTGCAAGCTGGTGGTGGCCGAAGATCAGGAACAGGTGGATAAAATGCTCTCGTTCCGTGAGAATCTGCCCGACCTCAAGCATATCATCTACCACGAACCCAAAGGTCTCAAAACCTACGAAGCGGACGTGGACGGGCTCATGGATTTCAAGGCGGTCCGCCGCCTGGGCCGAGAGGGGTGCAAGGATGCTGTCGTCCGTTACAGGGAGATGGTCAGCGCGGTCAAACCGGAAACTCCGGCACTGATAGCCACCACATCCGGCACTACGGGCCGTCCCAAGCTGGCAGTGCTTTCGCACGCCAACCTGCTGTCCATGGCGCACAACCTCGGCAAATACGATCCCAAAAACTCCACCGACGAGTTCGTATCCTTCTTGCCTCTGGCCTGGATGGGCGAGCAGATGATGGCTGTGGCTTCGGCTCTGCTGTTTGGCTTCTGCGTCAACTTTCCGGAGACCCCGGATACGGCATCCAACGATTCCCGCGAGATAGGGCCGCACTTCATCTTTTCCCCGCCCCGCGTGTACGAGTCCATTGCGGCCAAGGTGCAGGGCGACATAATGGAGACCACGAGGTTCAAGCGGTTTCTGTATACCCTGTTTCTGCCCATCGGGTATGAGTATGTGGATACTGTTTTTGCCGGTAAAAAACCTTCCGCATGGTTGAGGCTCAAGTATTTCATTGCCGATCAGGGACTGTTCCGCGCTTTGCGTGACCGCCTTGGATTCAGCCGCATGCGCTCGGCTACAACGGGGGGCGCGGCGCTCGGGCCCGATATCTTCCGCTTTTTCCATGCTCTTGGTGTCAGGCTCAAGCAGATTTACGGACAGACTGAGATCGCGGGTATTTCCTGCATCCATAAGGAGGGTGAAGTTGATTTCACCTCTGTAGGCGCACCCATTCCTGAAACCGAAGTGAAGATTACGGAACAGGGTGAGATTGTTTCCCGTTCGCCTGCGGTTTTCCTGGGTTACTACAAGAACGAGGAAGCCACTCGCGAGACCGTGAACGAAGACGGTTGGCTGCTTTCGGGTGACGCCGGGTATTTCGACGATAACGGGCGTCTGGTGGTCATCGACCGCTTGAAGGACGTCATGCACCTCAATGACGGCACGCAATTCTCACCGCAATTTCTGGAGAACAAGGTCAAGTTTTCTCCCTTCCTGCGCGAGTCGGTCGTACTGGGCGGTGGACGCGATTATGTGGCCGCGATCCTGTGTATCGACATGGCTATTGTCGGGCACTGGGCCGAGACCCAGATGATTACCTACACCACATATCAGGATCTGGCTGCCAAGGAAGAGGTCTACGCACTCGTCAAAGCGGAGATAGCCAAGACCAATGCCACGTTACCCAAAGAGACGCAGATCAAGCGATTCTGTCTGCTCTATAAGGAGCTGGACCCGGATGACGGCGAGTTGACCCGCACCCGCAAGGTCAGGCGGTCAACCATTAACGAGCGGTATGGCACACTCATCGAGTCGTTGTATTCCGATGTTTGCGCAGTGAATCTGGAAACCGAAATCACGTATCAGGATGGTCGTGTGCGTGAAATGTGCGGCGATATCCGCATAGAAGGCATGGAGGCGTAG
- a CDS encoding branched-chain amino acid ABC transporter permease, which produces MEYYLQLIVNGLVVGGIYSLVALGFVIIYKATKVVNFAQGELVMVGAYMCFALTVQFNIPFVWAFFITLGFSVLLGLAIERMVLRPLIGEEHISVIMVTVGMSSVLKSLVQLFWGTQIKVYPQVLPSEPIMIAGLPVAPVYIAAFALSAVLFAIFSIFFKYSRTGIAMRATAFDQQAAQSMGIGIKNIFAMSWCIACVVSSVGGVILGNINGINSHIGHLGLKVFPAVILGGLDSLLGAALGGLIIGVLENVCDGAARQLLGLGGFREVAAFIILVIILMIKPYGLFGTKEIERV; this is translated from the coding sequence ATGGAATATTATCTGCAACTCATCGTCAACGGACTGGTGGTCGGCGGCATCTATTCCCTGGTCGCGCTGGGGTTTGTCATCATCTACAAGGCGACCAAGGTCGTGAACTTCGCACAGGGCGAGCTGGTCATGGTCGGGGCGTACATGTGTTTCGCGCTGACCGTCCAGTTCAACATCCCGTTTGTCTGGGCGTTCTTCATTACATTGGGTTTTTCGGTCCTGCTCGGGCTTGCCATTGAACGCATGGTCCTGCGACCGCTCATCGGCGAGGAACATATTTCGGTTATCATGGTCACCGTGGGCATGAGCTCCGTCCTCAAGTCGCTGGTGCAGCTCTTTTGGGGGACGCAGATCAAGGTGTACCCGCAAGTGTTGCCAAGTGAACCGATCATGATCGCGGGGCTGCCTGTGGCGCCGGTCTATATCGCGGCCTTCGCGCTTTCCGCAGTCCTGTTTGCCATCTTCTCGATTTTTTTCAAGTACTCGCGGACAGGGATTGCCATGCGTGCCACGGCATTTGACCAGCAGGCCGCGCAATCCATGGGCATCGGTATTAAGAATATCTTTGCCATGAGCTGGTGCATAGCCTGCGTCGTATCTTCTGTGGGCGGTGTGATTCTGGGCAACATCAACGGTATCAATTCCCATATCGGACATCTTGGGCTGAAGGTTTTTCCGGCGGTGATTCTCGGCGGGCTGGATTCGCTGCTCGGCGCGGCGCTCGGCGGGCTGATTATCGGTGTGCTCGAAAACGTGTGTGACGGCGCGGCGCGTCAACTGCTCGGTCTGGGCGGGTTCCGCGAGGTTGCCGCTTTCATCATTCTGGTTATCATCCTGATGATTAAGCCATACGGTCTTTTCGGGACCAAAGAGATCGAGAGGGTCTAA
- a CDS encoding branched-chain amino acid ABC transporter permease — MQGKCGLFFTSYRGEAQIFHSGFQKLMVGLFVLALCVAPFVLDTFTTSVMNLIFISVIGAVSLNLLTGVCGQISLGHGAFIGVGAYAAGQCSLHGVPFPLAILTGGLITAMVGMVFGVPSLRLKGIYLAIATLAAQLVLEYVFLHGGVLTGGSNGLLLEPPQMFGFSFNTEGRMYYLFFAFAAASLLMVSNIMRSKYGRAFVSIRDFYLSAEIVGVNLFWYKLIAFGVSSFLAGVAGGLWGHYTGYISAEQFNIGLSISYLAMIIIGGLGSVIGSVFGAIFIVLLPEVLNIIANGVGTYLPDIAQHIVALREGVFGLVLILFLIFEPEGLANRWRLVKAYWKLYPFAH; from the coding sequence ATGCAGGGTAAATGCGGTCTCTTTTTTACCTCCTATCGCGGCGAAGCGCAGATCTTCCACTCCGGCTTCCAGAAGCTCATGGTCGGGCTGTTTGTCCTGGCTCTGTGCGTCGCCCCGTTTGTTTTGGATACCTTCACGACATCCGTCATGAACCTGATATTCATATCGGTCATCGGGGCTGTGTCTCTCAACCTGCTGACAGGTGTCTGCGGGCAGATATCACTGGGGCACGGCGCGTTCATCGGTGTAGGAGCTTATGCCGCAGGGCAATGCTCCCTGCATGGCGTCCCGTTTCCACTTGCCATCCTGACAGGCGGCCTGATTACAGCCATGGTCGGTATGGTTTTTGGTGTCCCTTCGCTTAGGCTCAAGGGCATCTACCTTGCTATTGCGACGCTGGCAGCCCAACTTGTGCTGGAATACGTCTTTCTGCATGGCGGAGTTTTGACGGGCGGTTCCAACGGCCTGCTCCTTGAACCGCCGCAGATGTTCGGTTTCAGTTTCAATACTGAAGGGCGCATGTATTATCTGTTTTTTGCCTTTGCCGCTGCCAGCCTGCTCATGGTGTCCAACATCATGCGCTCAAAATACGGGCGCGCGTTTGTGTCCATTCGCGATTTCTATTTGTCAGCTGAAATCGTGGGTGTGAACCTGTTCTGGTACAAGCTCATCGCTTTCGGTGTCAGTTCATTTCTGGCTGGCGTGGCAGGCGGGTTGTGGGGACATTATACCGGATATATTTCTGCCGAGCAGTTCAACATCGGGTTGTCCATTTCCTATCTCGCCATGATTATCATCGGCGGGCTGGGGTCGGTCATTGGTTCGGTGTTCGGTGCCATCTTCATCGTGCTTCTGCCTGAAGTCCTCAATATCATAGCCAACGGCGTGGGAACCTACCTGCCTGATATCGCCCAGCATATCGTGGCTCTACGCGAAGGCGTGTTCGGTCTTGTGCTTATTCTATTCCTGATTTTCGAGCCTGAAGGGCTTGCGAACCGCTGGCGGCTGGTCAAGGCGTATTGGAAGCTGTACCCGTTTGCCCATTAG
- a CDS encoding ABC transporter substrate-binding protein, whose amino-acid sequence MRVGTIITAVCITLFAGLMLFGCGGEDKKPAETSTKEESPIMVGGLIDMSGPTSSVGVPYAEGIKGGVTYVNENGGIDGRMIELNLQDTAYNVQQGLSLYKKMVNTDKVVCIQGYGSAVTEALIRNLAKDKVPDISASYSAHLTDPKKAPYNFFIAADYSTQARAAIKYFHENWKGEGAPKIAFIYPDHPYGLAPIAGAKAYAEELGYDIVGEANVSLKAIDATTELLPLKDLAPDFCWIGGTTPSTSVILKSAKNIGMNTTFFTNIWGSDENLPRLAGDDANGAYSNQAAAVYGQDVPGMKAIMQITDNKPQMTHYTRGFVSVLVMAEGLKRAAANGPITGESLKTALETLRDFDPMGLAPLISYFPDDHRPNMAVFLYVIKDGKLTFVKEEILNRRADWLGH is encoded by the coding sequence ATGAGGGTAGGTACTATCATAACTGCGGTCTGCATCACGCTTTTTGCCGGGCTGATGCTGTTTGGCTGCGGAGGCGAAGACAAGAAACCGGCTGAAACCTCAACCAAAGAGGAGTCCCCCATTATGGTGGGCGGCCTCATCGACATGTCCGGTCCCACTTCGTCCGTGGGCGTTCCCTATGCAGAAGGCATCAAGGGCGGTGTTACGTATGTCAACGAAAATGGCGGTATCGACGGGCGCATGATCGAACTCAATCTTCAGGACACTGCCTATAATGTCCAGCAGGGGCTTTCCCTCTACAAGAAGATGGTCAACACCGACAAGGTCGTCTGTATTCAAGGGTATGGGTCGGCTGTGACCGAAGCACTGATTCGCAATCTGGCCAAGGACAAGGTCCCCGATATCTCCGCATCCTATTCGGCGCACCTGACCGATCCGAAAAAGGCTCCCTACAACTTTTTCATCGCGGCTGATTATTCCACCCAGGCCCGTGCCGCCATCAAGTACTTCCATGAGAACTGGAAGGGCGAAGGTGCCCCGAAAATCGCATTCATCTACCCCGATCATCCGTATGGTCTGGCCCCCATTGCCGGTGCCAAGGCGTACGCAGAAGAGCTCGGTTACGATATCGTGGGTGAAGCCAATGTCTCGCTCAAGGCTATCGACGCCACGACCGAACTGCTGCCCCTCAAGGATCTGGCCCCCGACTTCTGCTGGATCGGCGGGACCACACCGTCCACCTCGGTCATTCTCAAATCCGCCAAGAACATCGGCATGAACACGACCTTCTTCACCAACATCTGGGGCTCTGACGAGAATCTGCCCAGGCTGGCCGGAGATGACGCCAACGGTGCCTATTCCAATCAGGCTGCCGCAGTCTATGGGCAGGATGTTCCCGGCATGAAGGCCATAATGCAGATCACCGACAATAAGCCGCAGATGACGCATTACACCCGTGGATTCGTGTCCGTTCTGGTCATGGCTGAAGGTCTCAAGCGTGCTGCCGCAAATGGTCCGATCACCGGCGAATCCCTCAAGACCGCTCTGGAAACCCTGCGCGACTTCGACCCCATGGGACTGGCTCCGCTTATCTCCTACTTCCCGGATGATCATCGCCCGAACATGGCTGTGTTCCTGTATGTCATCAAGGACGGCAAGCTGACCTTCGTGAAAGAAGAGATTCTGAATCGACGAGCTGACTGGTTGGGGCATTAA
- a CDS encoding ABC transporter ATP-binding protein, whose product MSNVLKVENLEVVYNDVVLVLKGLSLACPLGEITALLGANGAGKSTTLKAISGLLETEDGEVTDGTILYKDEPIQGTIPEKIVRKGIFQVMEGRRIFEDLTVEENLKCGAFTRPRSEITESMEKVYEYFPRLRERRKQLAGYMSGGEQQMCAIGRAIMAKPDLLLLDEPSLGLAPLLVEEIFDIIKKINAEQGVTILLVEQNARAALSVAQQAYIMENGRVVMDGTSAELLNNPDVQEFYLGMGKSGDKRSYRDVKHYRRRKRWLG is encoded by the coding sequence TTGAGTAACGTACTGAAGGTCGAAAATCTGGAAGTCGTCTACAATGACGTCGTTCTTGTCCTGAAAGGGTTGTCCCTGGCTTGTCCTTTGGGTGAAATCACTGCCCTGCTCGGTGCCAATGGTGCAGGCAAGTCCACGACCTTGAAAGCTATTTCCGGGCTGCTTGAAACCGAGGATGGTGAAGTCACGGACGGGACCATTCTCTACAAGGACGAACCGATTCAGGGCACTATCCCTGAGAAAATCGTCAGAAAGGGCATATTCCAGGTCATGGAAGGCCGCCGTATTTTCGAAGATCTGACCGTGGAAGAGAATCTCAAGTGCGGAGCGTTTACCCGCCCTCGTTCCGAGATCACTGAATCCATGGAAAAGGTATATGAATACTTTCCCCGTCTTCGGGAGCGGCGCAAGCAGCTTGCGGGATACATGTCCGGCGGTGAACAGCAGATGTGCGCCATCGGCCGGGCCATTATGGCGAAACCCGACCTGCTTCTTCTCGATGAGCCTTCTCTTGGTCTGGCTCCACTGCTGGTTGAAGAAATTTTCGACATCATCAAGAAGATCAACGCCGAACAGGGCGTAACCATCCTGCTTGTGGAACAGAATGCCCGCGCAGCCTTGTCCGTGGCGCAACAGGCGTACATCATGGAGAACGGACGAGTTGTCATGGACGGCACATCCGCCGAGTTGCTCAATAATCCAGATGTGCAGGAATTCTATCTCGGCATGGGCAAGAGCGGCGACAAGCGGAGCTATCGTGATGTGAAGCATTATCGCCGCCGCAAGCGTTGGCTGGGTTGA
- a CDS encoding AMP-binding protein translates to MYYSEYETEPREKRMKRKWKGVRDVLLEAEQSSGEFQARLEAMGACARDFRSWEDYGKIPPLRKRDIIQWQQEYGLGWFLNCHPGQLSRVYQSPGPIFDPEGTDPDYWAWSEGFFAAGFRPGDLAQMTFSYHMTPAGLMLEEPLRDIGCGVVPAGPGNTAKQIEFLIQLPVNAFVGMTSYLKVIGQKAQAAGFDLREDFSLEKAYVAAEPLSEALRAEVEDMFGITIRQGYGTADVGCIAYECMELGGMHLSNYRHVEICDPTTGEPLPDGELGEVVVTPFFTDYPLVRLATGDLSVIDTAMCDCGRTARKLMGWKGRADDTVKVKGQFIYPAQAGQVLARYPEVSGWQIQVKSDKGRDSLVVAVETVTPLDEEKFCTDFQAVLKLKPVVETCAPGTLPEDAPRLVDQRTFD, encoded by the coding sequence ATGTACTACAGCGAATATGAGACTGAGCCGCGTGAAAAGCGGATGAAACGCAAATGGAAGGGTGTCCGTGATGTCTTGCTTGAAGCCGAGCAATCATCCGGGGAGTTTCAGGCCCGGTTGGAAGCCATGGGCGCGTGTGCCCGTGACTTCAGGAGCTGGGAAGACTATGGCAAGATCCCGCCGCTCAGGAAACGGGACATCATCCAGTGGCAGCAGGAATACGGCCTTGGCTGGTTTCTCAATTGCCATCCCGGTCAGCTTTCGCGTGTTTATCAATCGCCCGGTCCGATCTTTGATCCTGAAGGAACGGACCCTGACTACTGGGCGTGGAGCGAAGGCTTTTTCGCTGCCGGATTCCGGCCCGGTGATCTGGCGCAGATGACTTTTTCCTATCACATGACACCCGCAGGACTGATGCTCGAAGAACCGCTTCGGGATATCGGCTGTGGTGTGGTTCCCGCCGGGCCGGGTAACACCGCAAAGCAGATCGAATTTCTGATTCAATTGCCGGTTAATGCGTTTGTGGGCATGACCAGTTACCTCAAGGTCATCGGTCAAAAGGCGCAGGCTGCCGGGTTTGATTTGCGTGAAGATTTTTCGCTCGAAAAGGCCTATGTGGCGGCCGAGCCGTTGTCCGAAGCCCTGCGCGCCGAAGTCGAGGATATGTTCGGCATTACCATTCGTCAGGGGTACGGCACGGCAGACGTGGGTTGTATCGCCTACGAGTGCATGGAACTTGGTGGAATGCACTTGTCCAATTACCGGCATGTTGAAATATGCGACCCGACGACCGGTGAACCCCTGCCGGACGGAGAACTCGGTGAAGTTGTGGTCACGCCGTTTTTCACGGATTATCCGCTGGTTCGTCTGGCTACCGGCGACCTTTCGGTTATCGACACGGCGATGTGCGATTGTGGCCGGACAGCCCGGAAACTCATGGGTTGGAAGGGCCGCGCTGACGATACCGTCAAGGTGAAAGGGCAGTTTATCTATCCGGCACAGGCCGGTCAGGTTCTTGCCAGATACCCTGAAGTTTCAGGCTGGCAGATTCAGGTAAAGAGTGATAAAGGGAGAGACTCCCTTGTGGTGGCAGTGGAAACTGTCACGCCTTTGGATGAAGAAAAGTTCTGTACCGACTTCCAAGCGGTCCTGAAGTTGAAACCAGTCGTCGAGACCTGCGCGCCCGGGACACTCCCGGAAGACGCGCCCCGGCTCGTCGATCAAAGGACTTTCGATTAA
- a CDS encoding IscA/HesB family protein, with translation MINVTESAQKELTTYFADREVQPIRVHLADGGCAGMKLSMALDEVRDGDKSFEHAGFTFLINEELSEAAGTVSIDMTDYGFAIDSEKQIGGGGGGCSGCSCGC, from the coding sequence ATGATTAATGTAACCGAATCCGCACAAAAGGAATTGACCACATATTTTGCAGATCGTGAAGTTCAGCCTATCCGTGTCCATCTGGCCGATGGAGGCTGCGCAGGAATGAAACTGTCCATGGCCTTGGACGAAGTCCGCGATGGTGACAAATCCTTTGAACACGCCGGCTTCACCTTTCTCATCAACGAGGAACTGTCTGAAGCCGCTGGTACAGTCTCCATCGACATGACTGACTACGGCTTTGCCATCGACTCCGAGAAACAAATCGGCGGTGGTGGCGGCGGATGCTCCGGCTGCTCCTGCGGCTGCTAG
- a CDS encoding catalase — protein MAKKKLTNNFGAPVADNQNVMTAGPRGPQLLQDVWFLEKLAHFDREVIPERRMHAKGSGAYGTFTVTKDITRYTKASIFAKVGKKTDLFARFSTVAGERGAADAERDIRGFALKFYTDEGNWDLVGNNTPVFFLRDPLKFPDLNHAVKRDPRTNMRSAKNNWDFWTSLPEALHQVTITMSDRGIPQSYRHMHGFGSHTFSFINAKNERFWVKFHFRSHQGIKNLTDEEATKTVGMCRESHQRDLYETIEGSDYPKWTMSVQIMPEKEAATYKHNPFDLTKVWYHSDYPLIEVGELELNRNPENYFAEVEQAAFNPASIVPGIGFSPDKMLQGRLFSYGDAQRYRLGVNHHLIPVNAAKCPVHGYHRDGAMRVDGNYGSTLAYEPNSYGEWQEQPEHKEPPLELDGAAYNWDHREDDDYYTQPGKLFRLMSAEQQKVLFENTARAMGDAPEEIKQRHIGNCMKADPAYGKGVAMALGLTPRCDS, from the coding sequence ATGGCCAAAAAAAAACTCACGAACAATTTCGGTGCTCCCGTTGCTGACAACCAGAATGTCATGACGGCCGGCCCTCGTGGCCCGCAACTTCTGCAGGACGTCTGGTTTCTCGAGAAACTCGCCCATTTCGACAGGGAGGTAATCCCGGAACGGAGAATGCACGCCAAGGGGTCAGGAGCATACGGTACATTCACGGTGACCAAGGATATCACGCGCTATACCAAGGCAAGCATCTTCGCTAAAGTCGGCAAAAAAACCGACCTGTTTGCCCGCTTCTCCACAGTGGCCGGAGAACGTGGTGCGGCTGACGCCGAACGCGACATTCGCGGTTTTGCTCTCAAATTCTATACGGATGAAGGCAACTGGGACCTTGTTGGAAACAATACCCCGGTCTTTTTCCTGCGTGACCCGCTCAAGTTCCCGGACCTCAATCACGCCGTCAAGCGCGACCCGAGAACGAATATGCGCAGTGCAAAAAACAACTGGGACTTCTGGACATCACTCCCCGAAGCCCTCCATCAGGTCACTATAACCATGAGCGACCGAGGCATCCCGCAATCATACCGGCACATGCACGGATTCGGCAGTCACACTTTCAGTTTCATCAATGCAAAGAACGAACGTTTCTGGGTCAAATTCCATTTCCGCTCTCATCAGGGCATCAAGAATCTGACCGACGAGGAAGCGACAAAAACCGTTGGCATGTGCCGTGAGAGCCACCAACGTGATTTATACGAAACCATTGAAGGCAGCGATTACCCTAAGTGGACCATGAGCGTTCAGATCATGCCGGAAAAGGAAGCCGCCACATACAAGCATAACCCCTTTGACCTTACGAAAGTCTGGTATCATTCAGACTACCCGCTTATCGAAGTCGGCGAATTGGAACTCAACCGCAACCCGGAAAACTATTTTGCCGAGGTCGAGCAGGCTGCATTCAACCCGGCAAGCATTGTTCCGGGTATTGGTTTCTCCCCAGACAAGATGCTTCAGGGACGGCTGTTCTCCTATGGCGACGCCCAGCGGTATCGGCTCGGTGTGAACCACCACCTCATCCCGGTCAACGCCGCCAAATGCCCGGTCCACGGCTATCATCGTGACGGTGCCATGCGCGTTGACGGCAACTATGGCAGTACCCTTGCCTATGAACCGAACAGCTACGGCGAATGGCAGGAACAGCCAGAACACAAGGAACCGCCTCTCGAACTCGATGGAGCGGCCTACAACTGGGATCACCGGGAAGATGACGATTATTATACTCAGCCCGGCAAGCTGTTTCGACTGATGTCAGCAGAGCAACAGAAAGTCCTCTTTGAGAACACGGCGCGCGCCATGGGCGACGCCCCGGAAGAAATCAAGCAACGCCACATCGGCAACTGCATGAAGGCTGACCCTGCCTACGGAAAGGGCGTGGCCATGGCATTAGGGCTGACTCCGCGTTGCGACAGCTAG
- a CDS encoding transcriptional repressor: MQSTRLMDTEKRLRDIIDGLKDRGNRLTPQRVAILRAIVENDSHPSAEQIHKDILPDFPTTSLATVYKTITLLKNAGEILELGFGDDGNRYDGLRPTPHPHLICTKCGMIMDTDLDNLDHVVSETAKKSGFSVHSHRFDIFGLCPSCKE; encoded by the coding sequence ATGCAATCGACACGACTCATGGACACAGAAAAACGACTCAGAGACATCATTGACGGCCTTAAAGACCGAGGCAATCGACTGACTCCGCAACGAGTTGCCATTCTGCGTGCCATTGTTGAAAACGACTCACACCCCTCTGCCGAACAGATTCACAAGGACATTCTTCCGGATTTTCCTACAACCAGTCTCGCCACAGTCTACAAGACGATCACTCTGTTGAAAAACGCCGGCGAAATTCTGGAGCTGGGCTTTGGCGACGACGGCAACAGGTATGATGGACTCAGGCCAACCCCGCATCCCCATCTAATCTGCACCAAGTGTGGAATGATCATGGACACCGATCTCGACAATCTTGACCATGTCGTCTCCGAGACAGCCAAAAAATCCGGGTTTTCCGTCCACAGTCACCGCTTCGACATTTTTGGCCTCTGCCCTTCCTGCAAAGAATAA
- a CDS encoding IscA/HesB family protein, which produces MFEVTEAAQKQLEGYFQDKDASPIRVYLAAGGUAGPRLTLALDEPNDKDEVFEAAGLTFLVDKELSAQTGNIKIDMTYYGFVVESENPVGGSSEGASCGCSSAGSCGSAGSGGCGC; this is translated from the coding sequence ATGTTCGAAGTTACAGAAGCTGCTCAAAAACAGCTTGAAGGCTACTTCCAGGACAAGGACGCATCCCCCATCCGCGTCTATCTCGCGGCCGGCGGCTGAGCAGGCCCTCGCCTGACCCTGGCTCTGGATGAGCCTAATGATAAAGACGAAGTTTTCGAGGCTGCAGGTTTGACCTTCCTTGTTGACAAGGAACTGAGTGCACAGACCGGCAATATCAAAATAGACATGACCTATTACGGTTTTGTCGTCGAGTCCGAAAATCCGGTTGGTGGCAGCAGCGAAGGCGCAAGCTGTGGCTGTTCTTCTGCCGGCTCGTGCGGCTCTGCCGGTTCCGGCGGCTGCGGCTGCTAA